The following are encoded together in the Syngnathus scovelli strain Florida chromosome 12, RoL_Ssco_1.2, whole genome shotgun sequence genome:
- the rrbp1a gene encoding ribosome-binding protein 1a isoform X2 produces the protein MDIYDPQTLGILVFGGFMVISAIGIALVSTFSMKETSYEEALAKQRRELGKTQSGSTEKKKKDKTADKKNRGKKKEEKPNGMIPEAKTNIEKGQAGQVPKPVASPIVATAPASKSAQPKPKAVKQCPTPTESSPVPESSPIPSPKDKKKKKSAKIEETSTLPQPGKSSSVPSVQATEPAKAKTVAASAPTKVVPTTSASSKASPVSPSTKSTSKSAPPSAKSGSPSTKSDNVAPASAKSTPASGKSTPASPKSAPAKDKSAPAKDKSAPAKDKSAPAKDKSAPAKDKSAPAKDKSAPAKDKPAPAKDNSAPAKDKSAPAKDKSAPAKDKSAPAKDKSAPAKDKSAPATDKSAPAKDKSTPAKDKSAPAKEKSAPAKEKSDPAKDKSAPAKDKSAPAKDKSAPAKEKSAPAKEKSAPAKDKSAPAKDKSAPSTDKSAPVKDKSTASKDKSTASTDKSAASTDKSGPPKDKSAPPKDKSTPPKDKSAASTKSGKSTTAVSKSAAAPTKSSAVPAKSAPLLESVIKDVPVMAVPPVGSSAPKPQEPKKKASKKKSESVEVGDSADTPLYLPYKTLVSTIRSMVFSEREAHSLIEMLSEKGGIIQDTWHIATQKGDPVAMLKKQLEEKAKQLGAQQEDSSAAKNRLRELTKELAAEKSKVASVETRLSSQLSKREQEMIALQARMQASYQDHVAQSQKLTAKIVSLQDQIEKGPNAQLARLQQENSILRDALNQATSQAESKQNAELAKLRQECAKLTKELGEKTEILHTDEHVRRGLEAKVSATEKQLSLLQANHAESQQGLQRKLEEVCEELRTTQTAKNTLQDSLKKAQQDTSALTEFQVRMGNLEAQVKERAAQVDTLTAQLEGTQVEKQQLVQQLASVNSLLEASKSEKQQASEQINAAELQQLKLSLQERDNQLNTLQEELKQFQIKKAAAENTISELEQRLKSEDAGLIASLQDELKNLKEMVQVKDTTQSDVSAEQIKSSLTAKEALVISLQEQLKESKQNEAAMIQLKAFESETKESLQKLFPLVSLETQQPNWLQGFTIKAQDVLKQHNQQSKSSQESPELFEKLKEAEENNMTLQAECEQYRTVLAETEGMLKHLQKSVEEEESVWRSKLSNSEEQLKAALEEVQKFESEKQSIKQLKEQMMLLEAQLEKQSDNHCIAEEMEQLRLQLSGSQKQLDLAHKEVQAHKEELAKVREQLSQVALSGQPEQNGPTVAHPSQVLSEFNQTSEKLQGETAARQKLSEEFQQAQETITELQAQLELLRDSAESQQGDSEDVAQLKERLEKEKKLSKDLGQAATKLQHLLKATQEQLSKERETVVTLQEHLDTKGEYVELKEGTSV, from the exons ATGGATATCTATGACCCCCAGACCCTTGGTATATTGGTTTTTGGCGGATTCATGGTGATCTCTGCAATTGGGATCGCTCTTGTGTCTACCTTCTCGATGAAGGAGACCTCTTATGAAGAGGCTCTGGCGAAGCAGCGTAGAGAGTTAGGTAAGACACAGTCAGGTagcacagaaaaaaagaaaaaggacaaaACAGCTGACAAAAAGAACCGTggaaagaaaaaggaagaaaagcCCAATGGAATGATCCCCGAAgctaaaacaaacattgagaaAGGTCAAGCTGGTCAAGTCCCCAAGCCTGTTGCTTCACCAATTGTGGCTACTGCTCCTGCCTCTAAATCTGCACAGCCGAAGCCAAAAGCTGTCAAACAATGCCCAACTCCTACTGAATCCTCACCTGTGCCCGAGTCCTCACCCATACCTTCACCTAAagacaaaaagaagaagaagtcaGCTAAGATTGAGGAAACCTCCACACTGCCTCAACCGGGCAAATCCTCATCAGTTCCTTCAGTCCAGGCCACGGAACCTGCCAAGGCCAAAACTGTAGCCGCCTCTGCTCCAACCAAAGTAGTTCCCACAACTTCTGCATCTTCCAAGGCTTCTCCTGTTTCACCATCAACCAAATCTACTTCTAAGTCTGCTCCGCCCTCGGCTAAATCGGGTTCGCCTTCTACCAAATCTGATAACGTTGCCCCCGCCTCTGCCAAGTCCACCCCCGCTTCAGGCAAGTCCACACCAGCTTCACCCAAGTCCGCCCCGGCCAAAGATAAGTCCGCCCCGGCCAAAGATAAGTCCGCCCCGGCCAAAGATAAGTCCGCCCCGGCCAAAGATAAGTCCGCCCCGGCCAAAGATAAGTCCGCCCCGGCCAAAGATAAGTCTGCCCCGGCCAAAGACAAGCCCGCCCCGGCCAAAGACAACTCCGCCCCGGCCAAAGACAAGTCCGCCCCGGCCAAAGATAAGTCCGCCCCGGCCAAAGATAAGTCCGCCCCGGCCAAAGATAAGTCCGCCCCGGCCAAAGATAAGTCCGCCCCGGCCACTGATAAGTCCGCCCCGGCCAAAGACAAATCCACCCCGGCCAAAGACAAATCTGCCCCGGCCAAAGAGAAATCTGCCCCGGCCAAAGAGAAGTCCGACCCAGCCAAGGACAAGTCCGCCCCGGCCAAGGACAAGTCCGCCCCGGCCAAGGACAAGTCCGCCCCGGCCAAGGAAAAGTCCGCCCCGGCCAAGGAAAAGTCCGCCCCGGCCAAAGACAAGTCCGCCCCGGCCAAAGACAAGTCCGCCCCGTCCACAGATAAGTCCGCCCCGGTTAAAGACAAGTCCACCGCGTCAAAAGACAAGTCCACCGCGTCCACAGACAAGTCCGCGGCGTCCACAGACAAGTCCGGCCCGCCCAAAGACAAGTCCGCCCCGCCCAAAGACAAGTCCACCCCGCCCAAAGACAAGTCAGCCGCCTCAACCAAATCAGGAAAGTCTACCACGGCTGTATCCaagtctgctgctgctccaaccAAGTCTTCAGCGGTACCCGCCAAGTCTGCCCCACTTCTTGAATCTGTCATTAAAGATGTTCCCGTCATGGCTGTACCTCCAGTTGGGTCTAGTGCACCAAAACCCCAGGAGCCCAAGAAGAAGGCCTCCAAGAAAAAATCTGAGAGTG TGGAAGTTGGGGATTCCGCTGACACTCCACTGTATCTACCCTACAAGACTTTGGTGTCCACCATCAGGAGCATGGTCTTCAGTGAGAGAGAAGCTCACAGCCTCATCGAGATGTTGTCCGAGAAAGGCGGTATCATCCAGGACACCTGGCACATA GCCACTCAGAAAGGAGACCCAGTGgccatgctaaagaaacaattggaggagaaggcaAAACAGCTGGGGGCTCAGCAAGAAGACTCCTCTGCAGCTAAGAACCGTCTGAGAGAGCTGACTAAG GAGCTGGCTGCTGAGAAGTCCAAGGTGGCTAGTGTTGAGACCAGGCTGAGCTCTCAGCTAAGCAAGAGGGAGCAGGAAATGATTGCTTTGCAAGCTCGCATGCAGGCCAGCTACCAGGACCATGTAGCACAATCCCAGAAGCTCACTGCCAAG ATTGTCAGCCTGCAAGATCAGATAGAAAAAGGTCCCAATGCCCAGCTGGCCCGTCTCCAGCAGGAGAACTCTATCCTCCGTGATGCTCTCAACCAAGCTACCAGTCAGGCTGAGAGCAA ACAAAATGCGGAGCTAGCCAAACTGCGTCAGGAATGTGCAAAGCTAACCAAGGAACTTGGAGAGAAGACTGAAATTCTGCATACTGACGAACATGTGAGGAGAGGGTTGGAGGCCAAGGTCTCTGCCACAGAGAAGCAGCTGTCTTTGCTGCAG GCCAACCATGCAGAGAGCCAGCAAGGGTTGCAAAGGAAACTGGAGGAGGTATGTGAGGAGCTGAGAACTACACAAACTGCAAAAAACACCCTGCAGGACTCtttgaagaaggcccagcaggacACCAGTGCACTCACAG AGTTTCAGGTGCGAATGGGAAATCTTGAAGCTCAGGTCAAGGAACGCGCCGCTCAGGTGGACACTCTCACTGCTCAGCTAGAGGGAACACAGGTTGAGAAACAACAGCTTGTGCAACAGTTGGCGTCCGTCAACTCTTTGCTTGAGGCCAGTAAGAGTGAAAAGCAACAGGCGTCTGAGCAg ATAAATGCTGCAGAACTGCAGCAATTGAAGCTCag CCTGCAGGAGAGGGATaaccagttgaacactcttcaaGAGGAACTGAAACAATTTCAGATAAAGAAGGCGGCAGCG GAGAACACAATTTCTGAGCTAGAGCAGAGACTCAAGAG TGAGGATGCCGGCCTCATCGCCTCGCTTCAAGATGAACTTAAAAACCTTAAAGAGATGGTACAAGTAAAGGACACTACA CAATCAGATGTCTCTGCAGAACAGATAAAGAGCAG TCTGACAGCGAAGGAGGCCCTTGTCATATCACTACAAGAGCAGCTGAAGGAGTCAAAGCAAAATGAA GCTGCAATGATCCAGCTAAAAGCTTTTGAAAGTGAAACCAAAGAATCTCTCCAAAAACTCTTCCCACTTGTATCTTTAGAAACACAACAG CCAAATTGGTTGCAGGGTTTTACGATCAAAGCTCAGGATGTTCTTAAACAGCACAACCAACAATCCAAGTCAAGTCAGGAATCCCCT GAGTTGTTTGAAAAGCTGAAGGAGGCGGAGGAGAACAACATGACCCTGCAAGCAGAGTGTGAACAGTACAGGACAGTTTTAGCTGAAACG gaaGGAATGCTGAAACATCTGCAGAAGagtgtggaggaggaggagtcggTGTGGAGGTCTAAATTGTCGAACTCCGAGGAGCAATTGAAAGCG GCTTTAGAAGAAGTACAAAAGTTCGAGTCAGAGAAGCAAAGTATAAAGCAG TTGAAAGAGCAGATGATGCTTCTGGAAGCACAGCTAGAGAAGCAGTCAGATAATCATTGCATCGCTGAGGAGATGGAACAG CTAAGATTGCAGCTGTCTGGCAGTCAGAAGCAGCTGGACTTGGCCCACAAGGAGGTCCAGGCACACAAGGAGGAACTTGCTAAG GTCAGAGAGCAGCTGAGCCAAGTCGCGTTGAGCGGCCAGCCCGAACAGAACGGCCCCACAGTGGCTCATCCGAGTCAG GTATTGTCCGAGTTCAATCAGACAAGTGAGAAGCTGCAAGGGGAGACGGCTGCGAGACAGAAGTTGTCTGAAGAGTTTCAGCAG GCCCAGGAAACCATCACAGAGCTTCAAGCGCAACTGGAGCTTCTGAGAGATTCAGCAGAGTCACAGCAAGGTGACTCGGAAGATGTTGCTCAGCTCAAG GAACGTctggagaaggagaagaagtTGTCCAAAGACCTGGGCCAGGCAGCCACCAAGCTCCAGCACCTTCTCAAAGCAACACAGGAGCAGCTGAGTAAAGAACGAGAGACGGTGGTTACACTACAGGAGCACCTAGATACCAAG GGAGAGTATGTGGAATTAAAGGAGGGAACATCCGTCTGA